The following nucleotide sequence is from Acyrthosiphon pisum isolate AL4f chromosome A2, pea_aphid_22Mar2018_4r6ur, whole genome shotgun sequence.
atttaaaatagatatttactGGATGACTTACGTTATTTGTACCATCTGACCATTGACCAAAATTCTCCATAATTTCGATAAATTCTTGGCAAAACTGTTCAGTTAAGATTGGGAACCAAAATACATCTGGGCATGgctttacaataaaataaatatatacataaagaatatttacaataattttttatttagttgaaaTTCGGTTAAATAATTACCTCAGCTGGTTTTTTATCTGGATTAAAATTTTCCATATATTCTGGATGAATATAACGCTGTTCCCAATCATAtctgttttcaaatatttggtaTACTTCAGGATTCTTAAGAGTAATATCAAATGATTCTGAATCAATCAAATGCCCATAAGTATATTGATtatcaatatacataaaaaccccctaaaaataacattttcataaataattttcaactttaaaattatgaCTTCAAAATACCTTTTCTCTTAATGATTTACTAAATGCCATATCATAATCCAAGTTATCTTCTTTGTATGATGGCCtagtgtatttattttctaaaattgtacCTTTCATTAAGTAACAACTACTTATATAAGGTACATTCCAGATTCCTCTAAAACATTAtcgtacataaatattacatcaatatattaaaactatttttttaagcaaatttgttattataaaatgcaacAGGGGGATTTAATAGAATTAGCAATTTAAAAGGAAGTGCCCTTTAATTGATCATAAACCAGGATAGGGTCAGAATTGCATTCAACATGACGAGGACACAGTTAGTTTTTCATTGTAGTCAACAGAATAAAGTTGTGCCAAGGTATAGCAAAACAAAAAGGACATTAAGTCTTACTAAGATTTGAATACGTATCAAAGTTATTAACAGagaataaaaacaacaaaagtaataaatattacatttaaaacttattttaacaaaatgtttaataatgtagataattaatttttcaaagctattacttaatttaaataacttttttatgatTTCAGGCGAGTGCAGAATGGGATTTAAGAACATAATAGTAGCTGCATTAATCACAGCAATTATATTTGGAATTATAACAGATGTCTGTGGTAAACGTGGCAGAGGGAGAAGTAGATCAAAAAGCAGAGTGCAGATTGGATTACCTATTACAGGAAAATACAGAGACCCAGAATCTGATCAATACTACAATCATAATGATGTATTGTGCCAAATATTTGTTGATAGTATTAagaagtttaattattattattcattttaatttaggGAGCAAAAATAGTCATGGCATCACATTTCGATTACGAATATGTACTTGGGcataaaatagtatttgtttGTGTAGCCAGAGGAAATCCAAGACCTCAAATCACTTGGTATAAAGATGGTACTGAACTGtattatcattacaatcaccatgtaagtaaaatatcttaaagaataattttaagggattaaattagatattatctaataatgacacaaaataaaataattacataaacaaCTGTTAAGTGCTTATTAAgtaaattttgaatactttgttttttaaacaacaatatatttaatcattaataggTATAGTTGTATGTAATAGAATTTAAACTAGTTGGTTTTATTTAAGGTTCATGAGTGGAATATTGCCGAAGATAGCATTAAGTCTAAATTAGAAATTGATCCAGGAACACAAATGGATGCTGGTGTATACGAGTGTTCAGCTGACAATAAATACAGTATAGACCGAAGAAGTTTCAAGACAGATTTCAGTATAGCATTTGAatcataatgaaaaataattataaattaatatgtgtcTTAAATAAAGTGCTTTTTTCTTGATTAAGACTTACGTTTTATTGTAATTGACAATATCCATGTAGTCAAACGATCTAGCATAGAATCCTTCTTTAGATAAGGCTCCCCAAAAGTTAGACCAAGCTTTAAATGGTCGTGTAAGCATTGGggcaataatttttctaaataaaaataaattaaacattatttattataaataattgagagaaatattattacttgttacgctgaattaatattttcaatgtttgtgGATTATCTAAATGTGCTTCATtctcaatgtaaaataaaaagtcaCACAATTTGCTCGTGCATAATgaactgtaaaaaataaaaaattataattaacaattaacaaatacaaaacaaatataaataatatgattttttaaaacaatattatttacaatgaaaaGTGCCGTGCATGTATGCTTTCTTCTGCAGTCTTGTGAAATACAAATGATGCATTGTATTTATCAcctattttagaaataaatttatcCACGTGCTCTTTATGATAGTCCACCTAAacgtttaaaatcaatatatagaAAATTTGAAGAGTAAATACTAATTCAGTTATTgattaataagaaatattacaAGTGTAGTAATAGACAAACACAGTCTGCTCTTTGGATAatcaatgttttcaattttgtcTAAAAACTCATCAAAAAATGGAGTAGGTTTATCAACTATTATAGATAACAGAACTTTTGGATAATTTTCTtcctaaaataaacattaacaaattatagttgGTACCTACTATGAAGACTAAAATAAGAAGACCAAACCCAACTACTGAAAACGTCTCAAAATGAGTTTTTTCCACAATCAAACAGCTTCAGGCTGTGCTGCAGTCTTAAAGGTTACTACATTAACCCGTATAGTATAGGGATTATACAtgttatttttaggttttttggaaaatatatgcatcatattacatacctaacctaacctaaccatgacccattataaatgttatagctTGTacaattatgcatttatatatgtttaatgtgCATATTGTACATAGtaatttttagggttccgtacggtaaaacgggaccttATTACTAAGGCCCTGCTGTCCATCCGTCTGTCActaggctgtatctcatgaaccatgaaagttagaaagttgaaattttcacagattatgtatttctgttgccactagaacaacaaataataataatcctagaatatataagcagtgttgtcaacatgtttatagctgataatGATACGGAACCCTTCGTACGCGAGTCGGACTTTCACTTGGccaattttttatgtatgtaatacAGATATACAAGCATAGAAGATGCATGTAAGATGATtagatataatgttattaatatgatCCCTATAGGTTTATAGTATGCTGGTTAAAGAACCAATCTTTGTGACCGCAACGCAGCATGTGGCCTTTTAATCATGCAAATGAATGCAACGAGTGCAGGATGTTTTTTCAAGAAGGCGGCCGTATGAGTTTGGTCTCCTTATTCTAGTCTTCATGGTTGTACAtaaatttgtagaaaaaaatttatatgtgAAAGAACCTTGAGCGTTGAAAGATCTAGATTATTGTCATAGCATGTTTTACAGCCACTCTCAGGAGACCACTTATTTGGAATATAATTTGTGTAGCTATTGAATGTTATTTTAGATAATCCATTTCCATGAATAACAGCTGGttgagtattaaaattaatattttccaatacaTATGATTTATTTACAAGTTTCAGTTTTATATCGTctgtaaatacaaataaaatcagTTTAAACCccaattgagaaaaaaaacagaCATTTGTCACGCATTTAGTTtactaccaatataatatattggtagcAGATCAagtctattaaattaaaaattataattgcattATATAAACTGTAAGGAACcgtaaatgtttaaatagtttttctaaTATTACAGACAGCATTATAACTGTAGCTGAAGAGCTGAAGagcttataaatttataaattataagttataataatatcatggtaaacaaaataaatgtatatgtaaatacataagcacagagGCGTAGTCATTGGCTGTTTATTAtagccaaaaatataatactgtatcgAAAAAATTATCCCCCTAAAAAATTCCTGAAGAAAAGTCCAATTTGTCCAGTCACTGAACAAACACGTAAATGctgtaaacttaaaaattgattaattataagaCATTGCTCAAGCTGAAAATCTAAAATTCAgatagaaaaaatttaaaaatattctaaccTTCAGCAAGATAGacattttgaaacaattttgcataattatccaatttaatattaagctTTTCACGTAAATCGGTatctaaatacaaatttgtcAAATGCAATTGATCGTCTCCAAGATTTTTTATTGGCTTCTCGGATAGTAACTTATACAATTGGCTAGCATAACCAATTATACctgtttaaataaaagttttaaaattattaacattttataagcactcattttttttgtgtaagactaaacaatatattagaatataatattgagtacctatttaaacattattttaaaacatataacaagtattaactcataataatatttttaattatgtagttAAATTAACATGCAATTGTAAACAAACCTCCAGAgtttataaatctataaccATTCAGATCAACAGTAGGATATTTATCTGCTAATTTTCTATCTGGCCAACAACTATTTTCGGTTGAAATTACGATCGAAGAATCAAATTCAGTAAATGCATTTAGAATTGTACTGCTGTTAGCTAAAAGTACAACATCATATCTGAAAAAAccataatgtaattaatttagtaacctagtcaataaaatattattttaattaaaaatgtattacgcaTCAGTGAGTAATACTGctaaattatcattgtttttataaGGCTCTAATGCTTCAAGATACAAATTTAGTTTGTAACCACCACCAACACTATTCATGTTGCCTCCTTGCCATGGCTTATCAACACCAAGCACCTacagaaaaatacataaattagaaactgaaaataattcataacagttttaaataatataatatatttactttagtTTTAAGGCCATTTAGGTTAGCAGAATCAATGAATCTTTTGAAACCATCATTTTTTTCAGAAGCTACTGTGAGTACAagcaaatctaaaaataattagaatcataattactttttaatatttatacttataaaaagaTTTATTAGCTTGACACTTGTGTGTAATTTGAAGTTGAGATAACTTGAAAATACctgcaattattgttattattattatatttgttatgaaTGATGATCAAGCTATAACAtaaatagtaagtacctaatacttattgtattatttaatactaaataataattatatttatttatttatagaaaaataattggtttggctcaatttaaattatattttaaatataactgacAGTTAAATTACTACTTTTAATAGTAAccttaatagtaaatagtaaccttaatttagtttaataactaaattagccaatatcatacaatattaaaataaatcaatgacAAGTAAacacacaaacatattattataatattataacatatcctgatttatattttagttaattatttaaaaaatattaataccataCAAATAATTGCCTATACACAACTATAATCTTTAGAATACTTATGGACTAAATTTAGTCTATACATTTGGATTAACTTTTTATTCTTACTGTagagttattttttaaagtattgtttGATAGTTAAAAACCTATACAATAACAACAGAAATTGATAAagttaataaagttataatagaCATAGCGCCAGGTAGACAAAGTGTCGGCCCACCGAGTTTTAAGAATTCTAACGTTTGTTTGACCACAACTACTGTTACTGTACAGTTTAATACAGTGGCAGCGCGAACTTTTTTGACAGTGAGACAAGAAAATGTTAGTTGCAGCACACACGACCCACCTATTTAATTTGCACAGAGCCGCGGGgggcttttatttatttattcaaatatttaattatatcttattttttaatatttatattataatttaaaaatttcttaactgctgtagcacgcacgacacaatatcattaatatttaattttgttaaataataataatttgatatcaataacttttttttttattttgtgataatcaattaatatatttttaaaaattgttctttttttccttggtcttttttatcGATTGGCgattaccataagctggcgagcacggccctttcaattaaaaacttataaatagtttatatatttatttatttgatacgttgtgtcactcaatatttttcagaactgactatccactataggtacctacccagtacccaccaaccaccccttttagctgtcagacaattgtctcacaaaaatcctCTCACGCCGCCACTGGTTTAATAATTAGATTCATTTATGTTTTCTACAAATGTCTGTAGTTACTAAtttctcaatattatataaaaataaaattatggccAAACACTCATGACCGGCCCACTGAGAACCTAACCGAAATGTTCTCAGTATCTCCCAGGCCTAATACGAGCCTGAACAAGCAATAACAAGTTTACAGttctatattattctatttaggTTAATAAAGAATTGATAAATTCAATTTggattttgaactatttatattacaaacattaattttcataatcagcatatttaaaaataaaataacagatataatattattatgtttagtgtGCCCCAGATGTACAGATTACACACAGAACAGAAAATGAgaattatgttattaacataGTTACAgtttatatagaataaaatattatataatatgattagatAAAAATTTGTGAATCCATAAGTGAAATTAACAAAGTATTCATTTGAATACATTATAGATGTAAGGAAAAAAGAATGGAGTGACATTTCCGACTGACcctagtaaaaataaatgataagatGCAAACAGGAAGCATACAGAAATGATTAATGTTAcagatagtaaatattaaataatgtgctagaaaaatcatacaaaaaatcattttatttatatggtaATATTAGTTAaccaatatgtacctattacttacACAATTATCTATTAAGTATAGGTCCCTATATATTCCATACCACAGAAATGATAgatcgataaatatttttttctaagaacTAGAAACCTATGAGTTAGTtgaatttatgaattaaaaaatgatagtgataggtaggtataaaatatattgattaaaccTTATAATAGTTCCAAAGTTTGATATTTACAATGctatttattatgcatattaatattaaccaataagatataataaaattatattattaaattattttgatatttattttatcaaaaaccatacatctacctatataatataatataatattttacttatacctacaaattttaatgaattagtattattaagtaatatataatatgcaattttatatttatcgacaaaataataaatatgttgtacAGAGCCGACGGAACGAGGCCTGGAACAATTTTCTTTAGGCGAGGCctcagaataaaataaaatttttttttaactcaaggCCCAAAATATCATATACATGCATAAGGCCCAGGGCAAGCCAAAGGCTGGCTCTGATGTTCTAAATGCTACATTTAAGCATTTAAGTGAGCCATTTATAGGAATATATCTTGCAATTAAACTCAATAAAGCAattgataactaataaataaaaaaaatgtaaataggcaACAGAGGAGAAAgtacttttatacatttatttcacataaatattatttattatgaaaataacatCCTCTGGATTTGATGAAtggtatacacataataaattaGTGTTAGTTTATATACATAAGGTAGATTcagatgtattttattaaaatatggttaAGGAACTTGAGCTGAACACgctcaatttaattatttacccaTGAAGTATTTAGTATAAGGATCCCATATAAAAGCTCCAAACTCCAAAATAGACCTCACAATTTAACAAgaacattttaagattttatctaATTCTCTAATAGCTATCTCATACAAATGCATTAGTTATACACTCATTTCATACTCTCCTAACTAAACcaagaatttttaattctttgatattttaataattttttttaacctttagcagtcaataatatatttaggatcTTAAAAAAGACCTATGGATAATGACggagtaaaatttataaaattaaaaatgatcaaataAGATTAGAAATTTCCAAGAgtaaactaaatatttgtatttttaaaaggacgCTACGCAACCATTTGTTTGTCTTCGNNNNNNNNNNNNNNNNNNNNNNNNNNNNNNNNNNNNNNNNNNNNNNNNNNNNNNNNNNNNNNNNNNNNNNNNNNNNNNNNNNNNNNNNNNNNNNNNNNNNNNNNNNNNNNNNNNNNNNNNNNNNNNNNNNNNNNNNNNNNNNNNNNNNCTGAGTGTAcatttgttatgttacgcacttgtaagacgaagacaacaaatttgctctaatttttaaaccaactgAGTTAAACGTGATCTTCTGAGCATAATTTCGATGTGtaacgcacttgtaagacgaagacaacaaatggcTGTGTAACGTGCTCAAGTGATACTTAGccattcataattatatacaattgtacatatttgcccattaatattttttttaatcaaaacattttaattgtcaaTTAATTTGATGCTGCTATAAAGGCAGTTTTATTGCtcgttatgttttttttttttgtgggtatCGAGAGCCGGAGGAGGAACTGCTGTTGGCAATACTTCTCCTTCAAACATGTTATATGATGTCTACAACAAGTAAAGTAGGTTCAAGAAGAtactagattttaaaataagtattttattttttatataacagaatgagagtataatattcttattcaGTGGTGTTGATATAGTGGTGGGGGAAGATGGTTAGCGTTAGGGAATTTAATCCTACTccataaccaaaaaaaaaaaaaaatagaacttttataataggtataattaataatatattaatataacatattgtattcaagtattaaatttctgaaaatgttcAAACAATACGCATAGTATCAATAACATCAGTGTTGACTATTTGTTTATTgaatacttatttattgttgtacctAGTTCTGACTTTgattttgtattaggtacttgggtaggtatattatacccaAGTCCTAACTAATAGTACTTatgtattattagtaaaaataatatcataaatttattttaaacataaataatatacattttattaatttatgagttAGCTAATGAGTTCTATAAGACACCTCTGCTGTGTAAAAATGTTATCTGCATCAATGAtcttattatttaccattaataTTGACTTTTGTGTAGGTTCTAGTTActtaatggtaatattatgtaaaaaacattattatattgtctactACTAAAATactcagtgtttggaaggaacggattcctggaacgaattcatTTTTAAGGAACGGCGCGATGAACTAATTccttttttataatagaaaaattatataataaaagaacAAGAAAATGAACTACTcgatgaactagttcttttttttaaggaaaaatgacaaaattgttcgttcctttctagttccaataatttacacagataagtatgtaaatatttaaattaagatatattttttaatgtgtataatgtatattggtaattagccaaaaatttaattttgaagaaaatctcaaaatatataataatatattacataaacatataaaatatgtaggtacctactggctacttgtagttataatataactatattatttatactattatactatattatattatactaggtatattatactatattatttatactatactattttatttatttattattatattataaataaaaattaaagaagtatgcataaaacgaaaaaaaaacataaatgattaaataagaatttttattttatttggaactaaaaaaggaactcgttcattttccaatggaacgaattctttttttaaaaaaagaacgaggaacggaacaaattcctttttataaggaacttgacaAACACTGAAAATACTATACCGATCGCTGGTATACTGcatctacataaatatatagatatagaaatTAGGTAATGTCATAGGTATAAAATTGAGTGAGGTgcttatttcattttatattttcccttagaaccattaaaatattctgGAAGTACCGCAGAGGCGCTGACTAGTACGTGTTTACAGCAAGAGTTTATTTTCGTAccggttttaaaaataacacaccaGACGAGGCGGTtatagtgaaaaataataaattatactcacTAAGATCACTTTTGGCGCTCACGTCTTTTTTGGTGGACGCAGAGTCCAATATGAAGAACAAGCCGCAGATGGCTATGCAAACGCCGAACGGGGTTTTCATCGTTTTGATgacttttcaattatttataaaagacaTAACATTTGTGGTAAGTTGTAGCGCCGGAGTCgatacacataaaatatgtacgttAATTGGCAATAAAAATCACTGTGATACTATCAGACGACCGCACATGCACGACCATCAGAGGACGCTGGACGACTAAGGAGTAAGCGCTAAGCAGTAAAGTGCGATCACAGATCACTGATGAATAATATTCAGAATTGAAAACGGTGGTCGGTGAACACGAGATCACGGACCACGGTGTGTGTGATTGGCCGCCCACCGGATTAGTTTATCGCGCGTTACCGGAAGAGCGCATGACATGAACAACACAGGTTTCGCCATCTGGCGGTACGTGCGTAAAAGCAACGTTAAATTCAATCAcagaacaatacatttatttaataaataatggtcATAACGATAAATGACGTACCTAACTATGATAGATAATAATGTAGACCACTATAATATAGCAATCTGAGTTCTAaccatctataatattataatagcgacTATATAGGGGTTTCCAACCTTTAAACGGTTCAGGCCGATTAAGGATATTATAATGAAGCTAtgctccggcccacgagagtccatacgtaaaccgcgcatcgatACTGACGGTCGCTACAGCTGCCGGCCGAACTTTCTCCCACTTTAGTGCTGTTCCCACCACTCGGCAACGTGAATACAGTGGGTCATAAAAACACGGCTAACGACGGCTGTCGGCGATCGTTGCCGGCCGGTTTCCGATCGGTATGATTCGGCGTATAGAAGGGGAACCGATGCGCAgcgacggacgcgttctgacatatggactctcgtgggctggagtatataaaataaatccaatctATCcctgcacaaaaaaaaaattcggacccaaaaatatacaaactacAAAGACTAGtgactacctatttaaaagaTATCCTAGACAGCTATATAGACGGCAGACGACTTAACACGTATCAAATTTACCCAgacgcataaaaaaaaaagaaaagggtCGGAATTGCAATCATACAGTGTGAGTGTACACccttgtaatataattaaatactgcaGTCTACAGACTGAAtgctcaatattatatattccgcGTTTCAGCCGAAGCAATAGGTAGCTATACTCAAAACAATTGACTTCATTAGAATACAAGAAAACCTTTACAAACAAGATAATACTCATCGACGCACAAACTCATTGCAGAGTACTTAGGTCAGGGATGGCCAACCCAAATGATCTTGCGGGccactttttaaataaattacaaatctgCGGGCCACATAAAGggttgccaaaaaaaaaaaggtcatcagccaaaatattattataatcacatatttttatatttttttattcaaaatttggccacatataaaattataaacgtatttaaaaaaaaattacgttgtTAATAATACTGATATCGCGTTGCGCGGGCATTCCATAATATTCTATCGgcacaaaaaattttttttttgtaaatatttgataaatgccGCGGGCCGCAAAACCTGACCTAGGTAATCACTAATATTACTAACTTAGTTAACACAATAAACCCTTCAGATATAGCCAAACTCATACAAGAagaaattagtaaattaatgcATAATGGTACTAACATCCAAGCCCGGACAGTGGCGGATCTAGAGGGGACAAAGGGGGTATTTGCCCCCCTCCTCAAATGTCGCAGTTACAcagtgtttagccaattttgtagccaatttttgtactttttgtactttttccacctccatgcccccccccccccaaaaaaaaaaaaaaattaagctctGGATCCACCAGTAACATCACCTTTATTTGGGTACAAGgacacaatgataatattatagataaggtAACGAAATGGCAAATAAAGCAGCAAAAGAAGCTGCACACTCAAACAACCACATTCAGCTCCCTGATATCTTATAATACTCCGAAATCAAAGCTCAAATTAATATCGCAATAGAATATTACGTTATACCTATAgtcagtaaaattaaataaaaagaaaataatatataatctttttatttgttaaattatggtggaataaaataataaaataattattcgctTCCCTCCCCCCAAACAATTATGGCCCACGATTTTGAAATGTAAGTACTAGCTATAGCTGTAGCCGGTAGGTATCTTAGATTCAACCtgccataaaaaataaattttggagACTCCCGAATTATGGCATGATGTTATCATGTTTTACGATCATAATATAGGCTCCAGTTGGCGGTATTCGGCCGAAATTTAACTATTCTAAGGACGCATACGTTTAGATACTAACCCGggtcttaagaggacgtcacacacTCACACTCGACAAACCAAAAACCGTTTAGTCAGTCTGCAATCTGCATGAGTATACCTCGCTCAATTTTGGTGTTTGAATAAAAACccctattacaaaattaaaaaatgacaatattttgtaGGGCAGAtggtaagttattattaaaaaaataaaatttttgaaaaggtcacttaaaattgttgaaattttcGCTATTTCTAAACGATATAGGTCAGTGGTTGTCAACCTTTTTGGGTCCACGGctccttttgattttgaaataaaatatacggcTCCCAtacgaacatttaaaataaacaaatttacattacttataataattttaatctaactttatttaatgataaacatgtaattaggtattaataataggaaacatttttttacatacaattaaaaaattaatacattaataataattttaatttttaatgggaCGGCTGTGCTTGTTTTTGTTGCATTAAATC
It contains:
- the LOC100162555 gene encoding procollagen-lysine,2-oxoglutarate 5-dioxygenase isoform X2 — its product is MKTPFGVCIAICGLFFILDSASTKKDVSAKSDLNLLVLTVASEKNDGFKRFIDSANLNGLKTKVLGVDKPWQGGNMNSVGGGYKLNLYLEALEPYKNNDNLAVLLTDAYDVVLLANSSTILNAFTEFDSSIVISTENSCWPDRKLADKYPTVDLNGYRFINSGGIIGYASQLYKLLSEKPIKNLGDDQLHLTNLYLDTDLREKLNIKLDNYAKLFQNVYLAEDDIKLKLVNKSYVLENINFNTQPAVIHGNGLSKITFNSYTNYIPNKWSPESGCKTCYDNNLDLSTLKEENYPKVLLSIIVDKPTPFFDEFLDKIENIDYPKSRLCLSITTLVDYHKEHVDKFISKIGDKYNASFVFHKTAEESIHARHFSFSLCTSKLCDFLFYIENEAHLDNPQTLKILIQRNKKIIAPMLTRPFKAWSNFWGALSKEGFYARSFDYMDIVNYNKTGIWNVPYISSCYLMKGTILENKYTRPSYKEDNLDYDMAFSKSLREKGVFMYIDNQYTYGHLIDSESFDITLKNPEVYQIFENRYDWEQRYIHPEYMENFNPDKKPAEPCPDVFWFPILTEQFCQEFIEIMENFGQWSDGTNNDTRLRTGYEAVPTRDIHMNQVGLEKHWLEFLRSYVQPIQKKAFIGYTHDPPRSLMNFVVKYNPLGQASLRPHHDSSTYTINIALNSPGKDYQGGGCHFLRYKCKVTDLKVGWMLMHPGRLTHYHEGLEVTNGTRYIMISFVDP
- the LOC100162555 gene encoding procollagen-lysine,2-oxoglutarate 5-dioxygenase isoform X1 yields the protein MKTPFGVCIAICGLFFILDSASTKKDVSAKSDLNLLVLTVASEKNDGFKRFIDSANLNGLKTKVLGVDKPWQGGNMNSVGGGYKLNLYLEALEPYKNNDNLAVLLTDAYDVVLLANSSTILNAFTEFDSSIVISTENSCWPDRKLADKYPTVDLNGYRFINSGGIIGYASQLYKLLSEKPIKNLGDDQLHLTNLYLDTDLREKLNIKLDNYAKLFQNVYLAEDDIKLKLVNKSYVLENINFNTQPAVIHGNGLSKITFNSYTNYIPNKWSPESGCKTCYDNNLDLSTLKEENYPKVLLSIIVDKPTPFFDEFLDKIENIDYPKSRLCLSITTLVDYHKEHVDKFISKIGDKYNASFVFHKTAEESIHARHFSFSLCTSKLCDFLFYIENEAHLDNPQTLKILIQRNKKIIAPMLTRPFKAWSNFWGALSKEGFYARSFDYMDIVNYNKTGIWNVPYISSCYLMKGTILENKYTRPSYKEDNLDYDMAFSKSLREKGVFMYIDNQYTYGHLIDSESFDITLKNPEVYQIFENRYDWEQRYIHPEYMENFNPDKKPAEPCPDVFWFPILTEQFCQEFIEIMENFGQWSDGTNNDPRLDNGYEAVPTRDIHMKQVGLQNVWLEFLRLFVSRLQEHVYLGYYSDGPPRSLMNFVVKYNPLGQASLRPHHDSSTYTINIALNSPGKDYQGGGCHFLRYKCKVTDLKVGWMLMHPGRLTHYHEGLEVTNGTRYIMISFVDP